A genomic segment from Odontesthes bonariensis isolate fOdoBon6 chromosome 8, fOdoBon6.hap1, whole genome shotgun sequence encodes:
- the LOC142385614 gene encoding tetraspanin-8-like has product MAQINCCLKRIFTVFNIFFAIVGGVIIGLALLSQIVTNAEGGGNLEGRTTGLIGLYVLGSATMVIAILGAYGAHKESKVSLIVFLVCMVIGSLMMLRAGIPAAIARPQLEGVLEEKFRQLLPLDKASDEVQEMADSMQLSLHCCGLFSYTDWEDNIPDSCQCTPVEDYECRMVRLTDLYRRNSKSIYSKPCFPIIMRYVHLGADILIGVVFFLAALALLGMMLSSIMIHQMRHPNRSVVLLNVPTIFSAAPPKYQELNNPPPPY; this is encoded by the exons ATTGTGGGCGGAGTCATCATCGGCCTCGCTCTGCTGTCTCAGATCGTCACCAATGCTGAGGGAGGAGGAAAC CTGGAGGGCCGCACCACTGGCCTCATTGGGCTCTACGTCTTGGGTTCCGCCACCATGGTGATTGCCATCCTGGGAGCATACGGGGCTcacaaagagagcaaagtgtcTCTGATTGTG TTCCTGGTGTGTATGGTCATCGGAAGTTTGATGATGCTCCGAGCCGgaatcccagctgccatcgcCCGTCCACAG CTGGAAGGTGTGTTGGAGGAGAAGTTCCGTCAGCTTCTTCCTCTGGACAAAGCCTCGGATGAGGTGCAGGAGATGGCCGACAGCATGCAGCTTTCG CTGCACTGCTGTGGGCTGTTCAGCTACACAGACTGGGAGGACAACATCCCCGACTCCTGCCAGTGCACACCGGTGGAGGACTACGAGTGCAGGATGGTCCGCCTCACC GACCTCTACCGCCGCAACTCCAAGTCCATCTACAGCAAG CCCTGCTTCCCCATCATCATGCGCTACGTCCACCTGGGAGCTGACATCTTGATTGGGGTCGTCTTCTTTCTCGCTGCGTTGGCG CTGCTCGGCATGATGCTGTCCTCCATCATGATCCACCAGATGCGTCACCCCAACAGATCCGTGGTCCTGCTCAACGTGCCCACCATCTTCAGCGCGGCCCCACCAaagtaccaggagctgaacaaCCCTCCTCCCCCGTACTAA